The following coding sequences are from one Natranaerobius trueperi window:
- a CDS encoding molybdopterin-dependent oxidoreductase translates to MFKSLLKMFVIILSIFVLVGCGGGQADTNVDEEESSSEDVKTEAEGNDYPGEEDVVTIVCDQDGEIEISVEELMELDSVTEEIVRRDDDGEIEDEYPIQGVLFKEMLDSIDWDHDTVDTIRLTAGDGYSVEVPNNILANNEVILAYEIDNEPLYDDTRPLRAFIPEEEAMYWVSNLVEIELSSISSRTDADADSDGHDSEEASSLEEIVFLETKVSEMENFEYEGEEKGKAVATSDLLGDLEVSDEIYLLASDGFDKNEELDTFMDAYILTQGEDVPAFRSPDLPRGMHVRDLTWISAGSVGFFSIEQGLEKFDEKTVEEDTGVSFLELTQEFDLQKSEKYILEAEDGYSVEIEHDDLSSGIVYISDSEEVSSVFDGLPRNTAVNDLKSIRVVE, encoded by the coding sequence ATGTTTAAATCACTATTAAAAATGTTTGTGATTATTTTATCAATTTTTGTGCTAGTCGGATGTGGAGGGGGACAAGCTGATACAAATGTGGATGAGGAAGAAAGTTCCTCTGAAGATGTAAAAACAGAAGCAGAAGGAAACGATTATCCCGGAGAGGAAGATGTAGTAACTATTGTTTGTGATCAAGATGGGGAAATTGAAATTAGTGTAGAAGAGCTTATGGAACTTGATTCTGTTACAGAAGAAATTGTGAGAAGAGATGATGATGGAGAGATTGAGGACGAATATCCGATTCAAGGTGTATTATTTAAAGAGATGCTGGATTCTATCGATTGGGATCATGATACCGTAGATACCATTCGCTTGACTGCTGGTGACGGTTATTCAGTAGAGGTACCTAATAATATTTTAGCCAATAATGAGGTTATTTTGGCGTATGAGATAGATAATGAACCACTTTACGATGATACTAGACCTCTGAGAGCTTTCATTCCAGAAGAAGAAGCAATGTATTGGGTTAGTAATTTGGTGGAAATAGAGTTATCTAGTATTAGTTCAAGGACCGATGCGGACGCTGATTCAGATGGCCATGATAGTGAAGAAGCATCTTCCTTAGAAGAGATAGTATTTTTAGAAACTAAAGTATCTGAAATGGAGAACTTTGAGTATGAAGGAGAAGAAAAAGGAAAAGCTGTTGCGACTTCTGATCTATTAGGAGACTTAGAAGTTTCTGATGAAATTTACCTATTAGCTTCTGATGGTTTTGACAAAAATGAAGAGCTAGATACCTTTATGGATGCTTATATCCTTACTCAAGGTGAAGATGTCCCAGCTTTTAGATCACCTGACCTTCCTAGAGGTATGCATGTGAGAGATCTCACCTGGATTTCAGCAGGTAGTGTAGGGTTTTTCTCAATTGAACAGGGGTTAGAAAAGTTTGATGAGAAAACTGTGGAAGAAGATACCGGTGTATCTTTTCTAGAGTTGACCCAAGAATTTGATCTACAAAAATCTGAGAAATACATATTAGAAGCTGAAGATGGATATTCAGTGGAGATAGAACATGACGATTTATCATCTGGAATTGTGTATATTAGTGATAGTGAAGAAGTATCTTCAGTATTTGATGGATTGCCTAGAAATACTGCTGTAAACGATCTTAAGTCTATTCGTGTGGTAGAGTAA
- a CDS encoding molybdopterin-dependent oxidoreductase, with protein sequence MNKKVLTAVAVLVLIVAVTAYLNAGESEERARSQEEATIFINHEGEQVAEVEFDNILDLEQQEFEETLRSSDSPDRDNMYTGVALKDLLADRDISLDEIEQVVTRAVDGYTVALSAEEVLEEDNVYIVYKVNDKPLPPKEEGGSGPYQIVIRNDDFGQRWNKFLMELDVN encoded by the coding sequence ATGAATAAAAAAGTTTTAACAGCTGTAGCTGTGTTAGTACTTATAGTGGCAGTTACAGCTTACCTTAATGCTGGTGAGAGTGAAGAACGAGCTCGAAGTCAAGAAGAAGCTACGATTTTCATAAACCATGAAGGTGAACAAGTAGCAGAAGTGGAGTTTGATAATATATTAGATCTAGAACAACAAGAGTTTGAAGAAACTCTTAGAAGCAGTGATAGTCCAGACAGAGATAATATGTACACAGGGGTAGCCCTTAAAGATCTATTAGCTGACAGAGATATCTCATTAGACGAAATAGAACAGGTGGTTACTAGAGCTGTAGATGGTTATACGGTGGCATTGTCTGCAGAGGAAGTACTAGAAGAAGATAATGTGTATATTGTCTACAAGGTAAATGATAAACCACTACCTCCCAAAGAAGAAGGGGGTTCAGGACCATATCAGATAGTTATTAGAAATGATGATTTTGGCCAGAGATGGAATAAATTTTTAATGGAGCTGGATGTAAATTGA
- a CDS encoding energy-coupling factor ABC transporter ATP-binding protein, with translation MSCLVAINRLWFKFTEQDDYLLKDINLQVNSGEVVAIVGLSGSGKSTLCYCISGIIPLIKKGIIDGEVLIKGKSTKKVDISQVSTNLGIVFQNPDTQLFSPTVEDEIAFGPENMCFSREEIDKRVTSSLKKIGMEDFRFKNPKSLSGGQKQLIALASVLSLDPEILIFDEAMSQLDQNGKKMINELIATLRQEGKTIIMVEHDLDNLHMADRVKLLRTGELMDFNGEL, from the coding sequence TTGAGTTGTCTAGTTGCAATAAATCGCTTGTGGTTTAAGTTTACAGAACAAGATGATTACCTTTTAAAAGATATCAATTTACAAGTAAACTCTGGTGAGGTTGTTGCTATAGTAGGTTTAAGTGGAAGCGGGAAAAGTACACTATGTTATTGTATCAGTGGTATTATCCCTTTGATAAAAAAAGGAATTATAGATGGTGAGGTTCTAATCAAGGGAAAATCTACTAAGAAAGTTGATATTTCTCAAGTTTCTACAAATCTAGGGATAGTTTTTCAAAATCCGGATACACAGCTTTTTTCTCCTACTGTGGAGGATGAAATTGCCTTTGGACCTGAAAATATGTGCTTTTCACGAGAAGAGATAGATAAAAGGGTAACCAGCTCTCTTAAGAAAATTGGGATGGAAGATTTTCGATTTAAAAATCCGAAATCCTTATCAGGAGGTCAGAAACAGTTAATAGCTCTGGCCTCTGTATTGAGTTTAGACCCGGAGATACTTATCTTTGATGAGGCCATGTCCCAGTTAGACCAAAACGGAAAAAAGATGATCAATGAATTAATTGCCACTTTAAGACAAGAGGGTAAAACTATCATTATGGTAGAACACGATCTTGATAATCTTCATATGGCAGATCGTGTTAAATTACTGCGAACAGGGGAACTAATGGATTTTAACGGTGAGCTATAA
- a CDS encoding energy-coupling factor transporter transmembrane component T family protein: protein MTHVTQKREQMNQYDPRTKLVIVMCISSLAVLLQDILLMTGVLIVAFGFSFYFKSDVIKALYKLRRFFWVFVAMLFIQSVFTTGGKELISIGDFTLVSSLGLFRGISIILRVMIIIVSATIMTTSSSRDIVQGLYQWKIPYELTFMVAVAIRFLPLLKEEVEDMVIAIQLRGLELEKIPMGQKIKIYSYLLMPMIASVMGKAKDLSIAVEMRGFRAYPYRTSFRQLNLAIKDYAVMTFTTIITITVMWFYFVHWRYV from the coding sequence ATGACTCATGTAACCCAAAAGAGAGAGCAAATGAACCAGTATGATCCCAGGACTAAACTTGTTATTGTTATGTGTATCTCAAGTTTAGCAGTTCTTTTGCAAGATATATTGCTGATGACAGGGGTACTAATAGTCGCTTTTGGTTTTTCATTTTATTTTAAAAGTGATGTAATAAAAGCTTTATATAAGTTAAGAAGATTTTTTTGGGTTTTTGTTGCTATGCTCTTTATCCAAAGTGTTTTTACTACTGGTGGAAAAGAGCTAATTAGTATAGGTGATTTCACTTTAGTTTCAAGTTTAGGACTGTTTAGAGGGATCTCTATAATACTTAGAGTTATGATTATAATTGTATCAGCAACAATTATGACAACATCTAGCTCAAGAGATATTGTCCAGGGACTTTATCAATGGAAGATACCGTATGAACTAACCTTTATGGTGGCTGTGGCTATAAGATTTTTACCACTTCTAAAAGAAGAGGTAGAGGATATGGTGATAGCTATACAATTACGGGGACTAGAACTTGAGAAAATTCCTATGGGACAGAAAATAAAGATTTATTCTTATTTACTTATGCCTATGATAGCAAGTGTTATGGGAAAAGCAAAAGACCTATCTATAGCTGTAGAAATGAGAGGTTTTAGAGCTTACCCTTACAGAACTAGTTTTAGACAACTAAATCTTGCTATTAAAGATTATGCAGTTATGACATTTACAACTATTATAACTATAACTGTTATGTGGTTTTACTTTGTTCATTGGAGATATGTTTGA
- a CDS encoding ABC transporter permease, with amino-acid sequence MQTIFIMVIRQIKLFYRSKPRVLGSIAQPTIFLLAMGFGFGPVFDQVGDIDYVQFLTPGVVGMTLLFGSMMNGTSIIWDKQFGFLKETLVAPVPRPHLLIGRCLGGAITSMIQGLIVFSLSLIFLGYEIAHFGTLPLFIIGMLLVALLFTLLGTVIATQIDDMQAFPIIMNFIIFPMFFLSGAIFPIENLPSFVATLTNFNPMTHSVNLLRGIMNLDFTVGNLLNVGILGVLIVVLLLIGSPMFNKIET; translated from the coding sequence TTGCAAACTATATTTATTATGGTGATTAGACAAATAAAACTTTTTTATCGCTCTAAACCAAGAGTTTTGGGATCTATAGCTCAACCTACTATCTTTTTACTTGCTATGGGGTTTGGATTTGGACCAGTATTTGATCAAGTAGGTGATATAGATTATGTCCAATTTCTTACTCCAGGAGTTGTTGGAATGACACTACTATTCGGCTCTATGATGAATGGTACCTCTATTATATGGGATAAACAGTTTGGATTTTTAAAAGAAACTTTAGTAGCACCTGTACCAAGACCACACCTCCTTATCGGACGCTGTCTTGGAGGAGCTATAACTAGTATGATTCAGGGATTAATAGTTTTTAGTCTTAGTTTAATCTTTTTAGGATACGAAATAGCACACTTTGGTACTCTACCACTATTTATAATAGGAATGCTTTTAGTTGCACTATTATTTACATTGTTAGGGACAGTAATTGCAACACAGATAGATGATATGCAGGCTTTTCCTATAATAATGAACTTTATAATCTTTCCTATGTTCTTTTTATCAGGAGCAATCTTTCCAATTGAAAATTTACCTTCTTTCGTAGCTACACTTACTAATTTCAACCCTATGACTCATAGTGTTAACTTATTAAGAGGGATAATGAATCTTGATTTTACAGTTGGTAATTTATTAAACGTAGGTATCCTAGGAGTACTAATAGTTGTTTTATTACTGATCGGAAGTCCTATGTTTAATAAAATAGAAACTTAA
- a CDS encoding molybdopterin-guanine dinucleotide biosynthesis protein MobB codes for MKVLTVVGITGSGKTTIIENIITELSKRRYHVGSVKEIHYELFAIDEEGTNTDRHNKAGADLVTARGYFETDILHKERLSMNDILKYYDHDYVVLEGVDDFYVPKIISAHTTQEIDAKLDETVFAISGRIANELDTYKGIPVINPVSDIERLVDIIEEKIFSVLPNLPEKCCGECEYSCKQLVAKILAGEKTREDCPIGQKEQVRLHIGGQEIDMVPFVQDILRNAVEGVVKELDGYNKNATISVTIGDNSDTTY; via the coding sequence GTGAAAGTATTAACTGTTGTGGGAATAACCGGGTCAGGAAAAACTACCATAATAGAAAATATTATTACTGAACTGTCGAAAAGACGGTATCATGTAGGATCTGTCAAAGAAATTCATTATGAATTATTTGCTATAGATGAAGAAGGAACCAATACTGATCGACATAATAAAGCTGGAGCTGATTTAGTAACAGCTAGAGGTTATTTTGAAACCGATATTTTACATAAAGAACGTTTATCAATGAATGATATATTAAAGTACTATGATCATGATTATGTGGTCTTAGAAGGAGTAGACGATTTCTATGTACCTAAAATTATATCTGCCCATACTACTCAAGAAATTGACGCTAAATTAGATGAGACTGTTTTTGCTATATCTGGTCGTATCGCTAATGAGTTAGATACCTATAAAGGGATTCCAGTCATTAACCCTGTTTCTGATATAGAAAGATTAGTTGATATAATAGAAGAAAAAATATTTTCAGTGTTACCAAACTTACCTGAAAAGTGCTGTGGGGAATGTGAATATTCATGTAAACAATTAGTGGCAAAAATACTTGCAGGTGAAAAAACTAGAGAGGACTGTCCTATAGGGCAAAAGGAACAAGTGCGGCTACATATTGGAGGACAAGAGATTGATATGGTACCCTTTGTACAAGATATCCTCCGAAACGCTGTAGAAGGAGTGGTGAAAGAGTTAGATGGATATAATAAAAACGCTACTATATCAGTTACTATAGGTGATAACAGTGATACTACCTACTGA
- a CDS encoding ABC transporter ATP-binding protein, translating into MIVLKENAIEVNNLSKEYNGFTAVDNISFTVKKGDIFAFLGPNGAGKSTSIKILTTVLHPTSGSIKVNGYDTVTQQDKVRKAIGVVFQDHTLDNELTAYENLYYHSVLYKVPKTERKDRIEYMLNNIGLWERRNNLIKTFSGGMKRRIEIVRGLLHNPEILILDEPTSGLDAQTRYFLWQHIDEVNSNQDITIFLTSHNLEEAEKVAKNIAIIDKGKILKVGTSEDIRENTETDSLEKAFLEITGYDLR; encoded by the coding sequence ATGATAGTATTGAAGGAAAATGCAATTGAAGTCAATAACCTTTCAAAAGAATATAATGGATTTACTGCTGTAGATAATATCTCATTTACTGTTAAAAAAGGTGATATTTTTGCTTTTCTTGGTCCTAATGGCGCAGGGAAAAGTACTTCAATTAAAATTCTAACAACTGTTTTACACCCTACTTCTGGAAGTATAAAGGTAAATGGCTATGACACTGTCACCCAACAAGATAAAGTAAGAAAAGCTATCGGTGTGGTGTTTCAAGACCATACTTTAGATAATGAGTTAACAGCTTATGAAAACTTATATTATCATAGTGTTCTTTATAAAGTACCCAAGACTGAACGAAAAGACCGTATTGAGTATATGTTAAACAATATAGGTCTCTGGGAACGGCGAAATAATTTAATTAAAACCTTTTCTGGGGGTATGAAAAGACGTATAGAGATTGTTCGTGGACTTTTACATAACCCAGAGATATTAATATTAGATGAACCTACATCTGGTTTAGATGCACAAACACGTTATTTTCTCTGGCAACATATAGATGAGGTGAATTCAAACCAAGATATTACGATCTTTTTAACTTCTCACAATCTTGAAGAAGCTGAAAAAGTAGCTAAAAACATAGCAATTATAGATAAAGGTAAAATCTTAAAAGTCGGAACAAGTGAAGACATTCGAGAGAATACCGAAACTGATTCTCTAGAAAAAGCATTCCTTGAAATTACCGGATATGACCTACGATAA
- a CDS encoding phosphotransferase, translated as MTKLQEMGAPVPKLIYSSKQIIITQYIEGPLLVNELFKHGHDILEADLLGDTLEKIYVELANIKTVVKPSQCAQKPQLQEGQMILGDMNLRNFILNREDVRIYRIDFESVGYGSLSQDLGKLCAFCITYDPPFTDEKIRLTKRLFNSLLDRFFMLKSEVKNEIFLELSQISKRRKIDLPSLVIKEINNW; from the coding sequence ATGACTAAGCTACAAGAAATGGGAGCGCCTGTTCCCAAACTGATTTACAGTAGTAAACAAATTATAATCACCCAATATATAGAAGGTCCTTTGTTGGTAAATGAACTATTTAAACATGGTCATGATATTCTAGAAGCAGACTTGTTAGGAGATACCTTAGAGAAGATATATGTGGAACTAGCAAACATAAAAACAGTAGTAAAACCATCCCAATGTGCACAAAAACCACAATTACAAGAGGGACAAATGATATTAGGAGATATGAATCTACGAAATTTTATTCTCAATAGAGAAGATGTGAGAATCTATCGCATAGATTTTGAATCGGTCGGATACGGTTCACTTTCACAAGATTTAGGTAAATTATGTGCTTTTTGTATCACTTATGATCCTCCCTTTACTGATGAGAAGATAAGACTTACTAAAAGACTATTTAATTCTCTTTTAGATAGATTTTTTATGCTTAAGTCAGAAGTTAAAAATGAAATTTTTTTAGAGCTGTCACAAATAAGCAAACGAAGAAAGATAGATTTACCTAGTCTTGTTATAAAAGAGATAAATAATTGGTAG
- a CDS encoding ECF transporter S component, with product MATEKTYSGNSLLNKFSIFDLIVISLMACLGIAIKPVIVPLAHIITGPLFIPGGVVAGGFYMMWLVMGAGLVGKLGTATLIAIVQAIVIMAIGFFGTHGFMSVFTYILPGLFVDLVFLISRHRGCCVGCCFVAGIAANISGTFLVNIVFFRLPIIPLLLSLSAAALSGGLGGIISNAVVKQFKEKLAW from the coding sequence GTGGCGACAGAAAAAACTTATTCAGGTAATTCGTTGTTAAATAAATTTTCTATATTCGATTTGATTGTGATATCTCTCATGGCATGTCTGGGGATTGCCATCAAACCTGTTATTGTACCATTAGCTCATATCATAACTGGGCCTTTATTTATACCCGGTGGTGTGGTAGCTGGTGGTTTTTACATGATGTGGCTTGTCATGGGAGCAGGACTTGTAGGTAAACTTGGAACCGCTACATTGATTGCAATAGTTCAAGCCATTGTGATTATGGCTATTGGTTTCTTTGGAACTCACGGATTTATGAGTGTTTTTACATATATTTTACCCGGTCTTTTTGTAGATTTGGTTTTCCTTATCTCTCGACACAGAGGATGTTGTGTAGGATGCTGTTTTGTTGCCGGAATAGCTGCTAATATTAGCGGTACATTTCTAGTGAATATAGTATTTTTTAGACTGCCGATAATCCCATTATTATTAAGTTTATCAGCTGCAGCTCTGTCAGGAGGTCTAGGAGGGATTATTTCTAATGCTGTTGTAAAGCAGTTTAAAGAAAAACTGGCCTGGTAG
- a CDS encoding alkaline phosphatase family protein, with protein sequence MKQIYIVFVLAIVGLVAMTGCVDDASTKEGGDSSPDSSSSLPMKIVGDVDEPVTIEQLSDISETETIEHREEDLEVISLQDLLYKSQPYTKDMQTVFISHDGFSAEISSEDLSESYIARTQENGWEAINYNHPVSSNIKDISHIVVSSNDLCLEDGFNIIEPEKNITSLSPGQIYQDGYSVVPTYRGSSSVKNDEKELEVSTFNRRKIIDIEKYVNLSGREEIIIVGEQGEIEPLRQDGKFILNKNSIGYMAGDDIYIDQAAGIVLDPPDKMITDAYHDTKELLAQDEQVLLILIDGLGYHQYEYAVDNGYAPFLESLPKPEQAMVAYPPVTPVNVAASLTGELPYINGVYERGIRRVDVPTIFGYCEDHGKESAAIIGPMETIELEIDPVFSLDQNNDGSTDGKKRENALSKMSQEKVHDLMFVHYKDVDRIGHNHGNMAKETMEAIAYNDELVKELVTHWDGKVIVYADHGMHETEDGGDHNSVMTEDMFMPYWQFDGGEIDE encoded by the coding sequence ATGAAACAGATATATATAGTATTTGTATTAGCAATAGTGGGTTTAGTTGCTATGACAGGTTGTGTCGATGATGCATCCACTAAAGAAGGAGGGGATAGCTCTCCTGATAGTTCATCATCTCTTCCAATGAAGATAGTAGGAGATGTGGATGAACCAGTTACTATTGAACAGCTTAGTGATATTTCTGAGACTGAAACTATTGAACATAGAGAGGAAGATTTAGAAGTCATTTCATTACAGGATCTACTTTATAAGTCTCAACCTTATACTAAAGATATGCAAACAGTGTTCATAAGCCATGATGGCTTTAGTGCTGAAATATCTAGTGAAGATCTAAGTGAGAGCTATATTGCTCGTACTCAAGAAAATGGCTGGGAAGCAATTAATTATAATCATCCGGTAAGCAGTAATATCAAAGACATTAGTCATATAGTTGTCTCTTCTAATGATCTGTGTTTAGAAGATGGTTTTAATATAATTGAGCCTGAAAAAAACATTACAAGCTTATCTCCAGGGCAGATCTATCAGGATGGATATTCAGTAGTTCCCACTTATAGAGGGAGCTCGAGTGTCAAAAATGATGAAAAAGAACTAGAGGTTAGTACATTTAATAGAAGAAAAATTATTGATATTGAAAAGTACGTTAACTTGTCAGGTAGAGAAGAAATAATTATTGTAGGAGAACAAGGGGAAATAGAACCCCTTCGTCAGGATGGGAAATTTATTCTCAATAAAAATAGTATCGGTTATATGGCCGGAGATGATATATACATTGATCAAGCTGCAGGAATTGTGTTAGATCCGCCAGATAAGATGATTACAGATGCTTATCACGATACCAAAGAGCTACTAGCTCAAGATGAACAAGTATTACTGATATTAATAGATGGCCTAGGTTATCATCAGTACGAGTATGCTGTTGATAATGGATACGCACCTTTTTTAGAGAGCTTACCAAAACCTGAACAGGCTATGGTAGCGTATCCCCCTGTGACACCAGTAAATGTAGCAGCATCACTTACCGGAGAACTTCCCTATATCAATGGAGTTTATGAGCGAGGTATTAGAAGAGTGGACGTCCCCACTATTTTTGGTTATTGTGAAGATCATGGTAAAGAGTCAGCTGCTATTATTGGTCCTATGGAGACTATAGAATTGGAGATTGATCCCGTGTTTTCATTAGATCAAAACAATGATGGAAGCACTGATGGTAAAAAGAGAGAGAATGCTCTTTCAAAAATGTCTCAAGAAAAGGTTCATGACTTAATGTTTGTCCACTATAAAGATGTTGATAGAATAGGTCATAATCACGGAAATATGGCAAAAGAGACCATGGAAGCTATAGCCTACAATGATGAACTAGTTAAAGAACTAGTAACTCATTGGGATGGAAAGGTTATCGTCTATGCTGATCACGGTATGCATGAAACAGAAGATGGTGGAGATCACAACTCAGTTATGACAGAAGATATGTTTATGCCTTATTGGCAATTTGATGGAGGTGAGATAGATGAATAA
- a CDS encoding DUF2284 domain-containing protein, translated as MNYKHLEQLFKKHKFYDFKWIKARNIVIKQWVRFKCLFMCNTYGTKSVCPPNMPTIKECEKFFLEYTDAAILRVEIETSSDEVSAILHDMDDRLMELEKEVFFLGYYKVMTFPATICYRCEKCSRNINTCNNKELSRPTPEALGVDLFETVKKVGYSIEVLSTNNQKMNRYAILMIE; from the coding sequence ATGAATTATAAACATCTAGAACAGTTATTTAAAAAACATAAGTTTTATGATTTTAAATGGATTAAAGCTAGAAATATAGTAATAAAACAATGGGTCCGGTTTAAGTGTCTTTTTATGTGTAATACTTATGGAACTAAATCAGTATGTCCACCTAATATGCCAACTATAAAAGAGTGTGAAAAGTTTTTCTTAGAATATACTGATGCTGCAATTTTAAGAGTAGAAATAGAAACAAGCTCAGATGAAGTTTCTGCAATATTACATGATATGGATGATAGACTAATGGAACTAGAAAAAGAAGTTTTTTTCTTAGGTTATTATAAAGTGATGACTTTTCCAGCCACAATTTGTTATAGGTGTGAAAAATGCTCTAGAAATATTAATACATGTAATAATAAAGAACTGTCTAGACCAACTCCTGAAGCTTTAGGTGTAGATCTGTTTGAAACTGTAAAAAAAGTTGGTTATTCGATTGAAGTACTTTCTACCAATAACCAAAAAATGAACAGGTATGCAATCTTGATGATAGAATGA
- a CDS encoding energy-coupling factor ABC transporter ATP-binding protein — MTLYYLDNVNYSYDGQKLALSVVDLAISDTGLTAVIGDNGSGKTTLGKLLAGILKPTFGRVLLQGQDTKEMTLGEIGNRIGYLFQEPERQIFAPTVEEELSFVLKVKGFTKEKINDMVDEMLTRFHLEHLRKNFPFYLSRGEKQRLALATVLIDKPRFIILDEPTTALDIKRKAELSNILKELLDENIGMMIISHDYQFVTKHATRVIEIDGGVISHDSCNPKERANEPV, encoded by the coding sequence ATGACTTTGTACTACTTAGATAATGTAAATTATAGCTACGATGGACAAAAACTAGCTTTATCAGTAGTAGATTTAGCTATTTCAGATACTGGGTTAACTGCTGTTATCGGTGATAATGGTAGTGGAAAGACCACCCTAGGTAAACTTCTTGCAGGAATATTGAAGCCTACTTTTGGTCGAGTACTATTACAGGGACAAGATACTAAAGAGATGACTTTAGGTGAGATTGGAAATAGAATCGGTTATCTATTCCAAGAACCTGAGCGCCAAATATTTGCTCCTACAGTAGAAGAAGAGCTTTCATTTGTTTTAAAAGTTAAAGGTTTTACTAAAGAAAAAATTAACGATATGGTAGATGAAATGTTAACAAGGTTTCATCTAGAGCATCTACGAAAAAATTTCCCTTTTTACCTTAGTAGAGGAGAAAAACAAAGACTAGCGTTAGCCACAGTTTTAATCGACAAACCTAGGTTTATTATACTAGATGAACCCACTACTGCTTTAGATATTAAAAGGAAGGCTGAACTATCTAATATTTTAAAAGAGTTGTTAGATGAAAATATAGGGATGATGATTATTAGCCATGACTATCAATTTGTTACTAAACACGCTACTAGGGTGATTGAGATAGATGGAGGTGTAATATCCCATGACTCATGTAACCCAAAAGAGAGAGCAAATGAACCAGTATGA